The Synchiropus splendidus isolate RoL2022-P1 chromosome 8, RoL_Sspl_1.0, whole genome shotgun sequence genome has a window encoding:
- the zfyve16 gene encoding zinc finger FYVE domain-containing protein 16 isoform X2 — protein MDSFFKAAVCDLDKLLDDFELSSDELGCRPTFLKPPAYFSDSSVTQGSIPDLSSLHYGSACVPAGQNSIPEDGEDTGQPLTGVDLLSSVDRVASQCAAPPCPDRALKPVCDLVNDASSAILVQSDSHDAYCQLDAQMEEEEGLLVDFDAPVLTLQCQADASAERLLPLNQNGAENVGGLSNTLSLLDVILPAAMESGCESLVGSEGPPDSRERPEEEYAELVQRHLEEDSVPPHGVPDGPVSSESEVCIDEDPPLAGAEAPGLSCLPLAVSMCGTLTAPEESEETVPEHEESNSGSNELADLAAPLQLAQVQVTPDQPSPKPPADSPTPPTPPDPTMAHHPPHHSESSLVHLPEFGFEYLPESDQAELLVTDEELDAFLLAHSQSGPDQDSSEPDHVVEEVMCCSHADPEDLATPESDRTMFVPVEGTNPSVAPPSLSLDVCLAESEAASPTSTQLYNRGSEEPPSHGGARPKQLNCQSTRSPPTGEEEDEQAWVGASVDSPSPGTPSDLPASIPSNAAQECLDYCCDELSEPPPYPGEPAKYGFGPATAKEEEQLGSRQPAWVPDADAPACMNCEQRFTFTKRRHHCRACGKVYCAVCCSRKCKLKYLEKEARVCLTCFDTIHRAQAIERMMSPTGPSPNPNIPSEYCSTIPPLQQARAAGTLNSPPPTVMVPVSVLKHPTNDACPREQKRVWFADGILPNGEVADTTKLSSRRSSQDLSVGTDQNAPELPGTDVSPSTPAAEVVRPASSGPWDFSLLCGISGAVRRTPSLLPDDEDQLPPLLLVTREDGAGDVLVEESPAPCQIRHLLEEGGPRPLTFVLNANLLVNVKLVTYGSGTCWCFGSVGLQAVGQKELVFLLECLPDERTLPRDLFSLCLSVYQDALRGKFVNELDNVTFTSSFLGSKDHAGMVFFSHTCQPLEDLTLPEQPFLFGLLVQKLEVPWAKVFPLRLLLRLGAEYNVYPTTLVSVRHRASVYRETGHTIMNLLADLRNYQYSLSSVEGLRIHMEVGHIYIDVPRSSFHEVQKVVNSSNEHVISIGATFSSQADSHLVCFQNQDGAYQTHASSVPGKTRTVTGASFVVFNGALKASSGFIAKSSIVEDGLMVQIPPETMESLRAALREQTDFHIQCGRSDGGEVKENVTVRWVSWSKPVNTGRKSAVDGKPLDGAVSVRVQQDVEFESDTRVIRCTEVFYQSRSPDCSLASLLATCSVFQKEIAVAACGALTPHLAVLTASGINSLSLRICTQPDMVEYVAGSGGRLLPQRYMNELDGALIPVIHGGNASVPQTQLDLEFCFFITHSL, from the exons ATGGACAGCTTCTTCAAGGCGGCTGTGTGTGACCTGGACAAGCTGCTGGATGACTTTGAGCTCAGCTCAG ATGAGCTTGGGTGCCGCCCAACGTTCCTGAAGCCGCCTGCCTACTTCTCTGACTCGTCTGTCACCCAGGGAAGCATCCCTGACCTCAGCTCCCTTCATTATGGTTCTGCCTGCGTTCCGGCAGGTCAGAACAGCATCCCTGAGGATGGAGAGGACACGGGCCAGCCTCTCACTGGAGTGGACCTGCTCTCATCTGTTGACCGAGTTGCATCGCAGTGCGCCGCGCCTCCATGCCCAGATCGAGCACTGAAGCCAGTGTGCGACCTTGTGAATGACGCCAGCTCTGCAATACTGGTCCAGTCCGACAGCCATGATGCCTACTGTCAGCTGGATgctcagatggaggaggaagaggggctGCTGGTGGACTTTGATGCCCCGGTGCTGACCCTTCAGTGCCAGGCAGACGCGTCTGCAGAAAGGCTGCTGCCTCTGAATCAGAATGGAGCGGAGAATGTTGGTGGATTATCAAACACGCTCAGTCTGCTGGATGTCATCCTTCCTGCAGCAATGGAGTCAGGCTGTGAATCACTCGTGGGCTCTGAGGGACCACCAGACTCCAGAGAGAGACCTGAAGAGGAGTATGCAGAACTGGTCCAGAGACACCTGGAAGAAGATTCTGTCCCTCCTCATGGGGTTCCAGATGGCCCGGTTAGTTCGGAGAGTGAAGTGTGTATCGATGAAGACCCACCTTTGGCTGGGGCTGAAGCTCCGGGACTATCCTGTCTACCTCTGGCTGTCTCCATGTGCGGCACGCTGACTGCACCCGAGGAGAGTGAGGAGACTGTCCCGGAGCATGAAGAGAGTAATTCTGGTTCAAATGAGCTTGCTGACCTTGCTGCACCTCTTCAGCTGGCCCAGGTTCAGGTGACTCCAGACCAGCCTTCTCCTAAGCCCCCTGCTGATTCTCCAACTCCTCCGACTCCTCCGGATCCCACGATGGCCCACCATCCCCCCCACCATTCTGAGAGCAGtctggtccacctgcctgagTTTGGTTTTGAGTATCTCCCTGAGAGTGACCAGGCTGAGCTCCTTGTCACAGACGAGGAGCTCGACGCCTTTTTGCTGGCCCACAGTCAGTCTGGGCCAGACCAAGACTCCAGCGAGCCAGATCATGTGGTGGAGGAGGTCATGTGTTGTAGTCACGCTGACCCAGAGGATCTGGCTACTCCAGAAAGTGACAGAACCATGTTTGTGCCCGTGGAGGGGACCAACCCGAGTGTTGctcctccctcgctctcttTGGACGTTTGTCTGGCTGAATCAGAAGCCGCCTCTCCCACCAGCACCCAGCTGTACaacagaggctctgaagagccACCATCACATGGAGGTGCCAGGCCGAAACAGCTTAACTGCCAAAGCACACGATCGCCACCcacaggagaggaggaagacgaacAGGCTTGGGTCGGCGCGTCAGTGGACAGTCCTTCCCCAGGCACCCCTTCTGATCTGCCTGCCTCAATTCCTTCGAATGCTGCTCAGGAATGTCTAGATTACTGCTGCGATGAGCTGTCAGAGCCGCCTCCTTACCCTGGGGAGCCGGCCAAGTATGGCTTCGGACCAGCGACCGCAAAGGAAGAAGAGCAGTTGGGCAGCAGGCAGCCAGCATGGGTTCCTGATGCTGACGCTCCAGCCTGCATGAACTGTGAGCAGAGATTCACCTTCACCAAGAGACGTCACCACTGCCGTGCCTGCgggaag GTCTACTGCGCGGTCTGCTGCAGCCGCAAGTGTAAGCTCAAGTacctggagaaggaggccaGGGTGTGCCTCACCTGTTTCGACACTATTCACAGAG CTCAGGCCATCGAGCGGATGATGAGTCCGACGGGTCCCAGTCCCAACCCCAACATCCCGTCTGAGTACTGCAGCACCATCCCGCCCCTGCAGCAGGCCCGCGCTGCCGGCACGCTCAACTCTCCTCCGCCCACCGTCATGGTGCCAGTGTCCGTCCTCAAACACCCCACCAATGATG cGTGTCCGCGGGAACAAAAGCGGGTCTGGTTTGCGGATGGAATACTTCCCAACGGGGAAGTGGCCGACACGACCAAGCTGAGCAGCCGCCGGAGTTCGCAAGACTTGAGCGTCGGCACCGACCAGAATGCT CCGGAGCTCCCAGGCACCGATGTGTCCCCGTCCACCCCTGCAGCTGAGGTGGTCCGGCCAGCGTCATCCGGACCATGGGACTTCTCCCTGCTGTGTGGAATCAGCGGCGCCGTCAGAAGAACTCCCAGTCTTCTGCCTGATGATGAGGACCAGCTCCCACCTCTGCTCCTGGTCACTAGAgaagatggagctggag ACgtgctggtggaggagagcccgGCTCCCTGTCAGATTCGACACTTGTTGGAGGAGGGCGGACCCCGACCGCTGACCTTCGTTCTCAATGCCAACCTGCTGGTCAATGTGAAGCTGGTCACAT ACGGCAGTGGGACCTGCTGGTGTTTCGGCTCGGTGGGTCTCCAGGCTGTTGGTCAGAAGGAGCTGGTGTTCCTGCTGGAGTGTCTGCCTGATGAGAGGACTCTGCCCAGAGACctcttctctctgtgtctcAGCGTCTACCAGGACGCTCTCCGAG GGAAGTTTGTGAACGAGTTAGACAACGTGACCTTCACCAGCAGCTTCTTGGGGAGCAAAGACCATGCCGGGATGGTCTTCTTCTCTCACACCTGCCAGCCACTGGAGGACCTGACCCTGCCTGAGCAGCCCTTCCTCTTTGGCCTGCTGGTCCAGAAGCTGGAAGTTCCGTGGGCCAAAGTCTTCCCGCTCAGACTGCTGCTGCGGCTCGGAGCGGAGTATAACG TGTATCCCACCACTCTGGTCAGTGTCCGCCACAGAGCCTCTGTGTACCGAGAGACTGGACACACCATCATGAACCTGCTGGCT GACCTCAGGAACTACCAGTATAGCCTGTCATCGGTCGAAGGTCTGCGGATCCATATGGAGGTGGGTCACATCTACATCGATGTGCCCAGGAGCAGCTTCCACGAG GTCCAGAAGGTGGTCAACTCCTCCAACGAGCACGTCATCAGCATTGGCGCCACTTTCAGCTCGCAGGCCGACTCCCACCTGGTCTGCTTCCAGAACCAGGACGGAGCATACCAGACTCACGCCAGCAGTGTTCCCGGCAAGACCCGCACAG TGACAGGTGCCAGTTTCGTGGTCTTCAACGGAGCCCTGAAGGCCTCGTCAGGGTTCATTGCCAAGTCCAGCATCGTGGAAG ATGGGCTGATGgttcagatccctcctgagacCATGGAGTCCCTGAGGGCGGCGTTGAGGGAGCAGACGGACTTCCACATCCAGTGTGGCCGCAGCGACGGAGGAGAGGTGAAGGAGAACGTGACGGTCCGCTGGGTCAGCTGGTCCAAACCTGTCAACACCGG CAGGAAGAGTGCTGTGGACGGGAAACCGTTGGACGGAGCCGTTAGCGTCCGGGTGCAGCAGGATGTGGAGTTTGAGTCCGACACTCGAGTGATCCGCTGCACTGAG GTCTTTTACCAGTCCAGGTCTCCGGACTGCAGCCTGGCGTCTCTCCTGGCGACCTGCAGCGTCTTCCAGAAGGAGATTGCTGTGGCGGCCTGCGGCGCTCTGACACCTCACCTGGCTGTGCTGACGGCCAGCGGCATCAACTCACTGTCCCTGCGCATCTGCACACAGCCAGACATG GTGGAGTACGTGGCTGGCTCCGGCGGGCGCCTCCTCCCTCAGCGCTACATGAACGAGCTGGATGGTGCTCTAATTCCTGTCATCCACGGCGGGAATGCCAGTGTTCCTCAGACTCAGCTGGACCTGGAGTTCTGCTTCTTCATCACACACTCCCTTTAA
- the zfyve16 gene encoding zinc finger FYVE domain-containing protein 16 isoform X4 has translation MDSFFKAAVCDLDKLLDDFELSSDELGCRPTFLKPPAYFSDSSVTQGSIPDLSSLHYGSACVPAGQNSIPEDGEDTGQPLTGVDLLSSVDRVASQCAAPPCPDRALKPVCDLVNDASSAILVQSDSHDAYCQLDAQMEEEEGLLVDFDAPVLTLQCQADASAERLLPLNQNGAENVGGLSNTLSLLDVILPAAMESGCESLVGSEGPPDSRERPEEEYAELVQRHLEEDSVPPHGVPDGPVSSESEVCIDEDPPLAGAEAPGLSCLPLAVSMCGTLTAPEESEETVPEHEESNSGSNELADLAAPLQLAQVQVTPDQPSPKPPADSPTPPTPPDPTMAHHPPHHSESSLVHLPEFGFEYLPESDQAELLVTDEELDAFLLAHSQSGPDQDSSEPDHVVEEVMCCSHADPEDLATPESDRTMFVPVEGTNPSVAPPSLSLDVCLAESEAASPTSTQLYNRGSEEPPSHGGARPKQLNCQSTRSPPTGEEEDEQAWVGASVDSPSPGTPSDLPASIPSNAAQECLDYCCDELSEPPPYPGEPAKYGFGPATAKEEEQLGSRQPAWVPDADAPACMNCEQRFTFTKRRHHCRACGKVYCAVCCSRKCKLKYLEKEARVCLTCFDTIHRAQAIERMMSPTGPSPNPNIPSEYCSTIPPLQQARAAGTLNSPPPTVMVPVSVLKHPTNDACPREQKRVWFADGILPNGEVADTTKLSSRRSSQDLSVGTDQNAPELPGTDVSPSTPAAEVVRPASSGPWDFSLLCGISGAVRRTPSLLPDDEDQLPPLLLVTREDGAGDVLVEESPAPCQIRHLLEEGGPRPLTFVLNANLLVNVKLVTYGSGTCWCFGSVGLQAVGQKELVFLLECLPDERTLPRDLFSLCLSVYQDALRGKFVNELDNVTFTSSFLGSKDHAGMVFFSHTCQPLEDLTLPEQPFLFGLLVQKLEVPWAKVFPLRLLLRLGAEYNVYPTTLVSVRHRASVYRETGHTIMNLLADLRNYQYSLSSVEGLRIHMEVGHIYIDVPRSSFHEVQKVVNSSNEHVISIGATFSSQADSHLVCFQNQDGAYQTHASSVPGKTRTGASFVVFNGALKASSGFIAKSSIVEDGLMVQIPPETMESLRAALREQTDFHIQCGRSDGGEVKENVTVRWVSWSKPVNTGRKSAVDGKPLDGAVSVRVQQDVEFESDTRVIRCTEVFYQSRSPDCSLASLLATCSVFQKEIAVAACGALTPHLAVLTASGINSLSLRICTQPDMVEYVAGSGGRLLPQRYMNELDGALIPVIHGGNASVPQTQLDLEFCFFITHSL, from the exons ATGGACAGCTTCTTCAAGGCGGCTGTGTGTGACCTGGACAAGCTGCTGGATGACTTTGAGCTCAGCTCAG ATGAGCTTGGGTGCCGCCCAACGTTCCTGAAGCCGCCTGCCTACTTCTCTGACTCGTCTGTCACCCAGGGAAGCATCCCTGACCTCAGCTCCCTTCATTATGGTTCTGCCTGCGTTCCGGCAGGTCAGAACAGCATCCCTGAGGATGGAGAGGACACGGGCCAGCCTCTCACTGGAGTGGACCTGCTCTCATCTGTTGACCGAGTTGCATCGCAGTGCGCCGCGCCTCCATGCCCAGATCGAGCACTGAAGCCAGTGTGCGACCTTGTGAATGACGCCAGCTCTGCAATACTGGTCCAGTCCGACAGCCATGATGCCTACTGTCAGCTGGATgctcagatggaggaggaagaggggctGCTGGTGGACTTTGATGCCCCGGTGCTGACCCTTCAGTGCCAGGCAGACGCGTCTGCAGAAAGGCTGCTGCCTCTGAATCAGAATGGAGCGGAGAATGTTGGTGGATTATCAAACACGCTCAGTCTGCTGGATGTCATCCTTCCTGCAGCAATGGAGTCAGGCTGTGAATCACTCGTGGGCTCTGAGGGACCACCAGACTCCAGAGAGAGACCTGAAGAGGAGTATGCAGAACTGGTCCAGAGACACCTGGAAGAAGATTCTGTCCCTCCTCATGGGGTTCCAGATGGCCCGGTTAGTTCGGAGAGTGAAGTGTGTATCGATGAAGACCCACCTTTGGCTGGGGCTGAAGCTCCGGGACTATCCTGTCTACCTCTGGCTGTCTCCATGTGCGGCACGCTGACTGCACCCGAGGAGAGTGAGGAGACTGTCCCGGAGCATGAAGAGAGTAATTCTGGTTCAAATGAGCTTGCTGACCTTGCTGCACCTCTTCAGCTGGCCCAGGTTCAGGTGACTCCAGACCAGCCTTCTCCTAAGCCCCCTGCTGATTCTCCAACTCCTCCGACTCCTCCGGATCCCACGATGGCCCACCATCCCCCCCACCATTCTGAGAGCAGtctggtccacctgcctgagTTTGGTTTTGAGTATCTCCCTGAGAGTGACCAGGCTGAGCTCCTTGTCACAGACGAGGAGCTCGACGCCTTTTTGCTGGCCCACAGTCAGTCTGGGCCAGACCAAGACTCCAGCGAGCCAGATCATGTGGTGGAGGAGGTCATGTGTTGTAGTCACGCTGACCCAGAGGATCTGGCTACTCCAGAAAGTGACAGAACCATGTTTGTGCCCGTGGAGGGGACCAACCCGAGTGTTGctcctccctcgctctcttTGGACGTTTGTCTGGCTGAATCAGAAGCCGCCTCTCCCACCAGCACCCAGCTGTACaacagaggctctgaagagccACCATCACATGGAGGTGCCAGGCCGAAACAGCTTAACTGCCAAAGCACACGATCGCCACCcacaggagaggaggaagacgaacAGGCTTGGGTCGGCGCGTCAGTGGACAGTCCTTCCCCAGGCACCCCTTCTGATCTGCCTGCCTCAATTCCTTCGAATGCTGCTCAGGAATGTCTAGATTACTGCTGCGATGAGCTGTCAGAGCCGCCTCCTTACCCTGGGGAGCCGGCCAAGTATGGCTTCGGACCAGCGACCGCAAAGGAAGAAGAGCAGTTGGGCAGCAGGCAGCCAGCATGGGTTCCTGATGCTGACGCTCCAGCCTGCATGAACTGTGAGCAGAGATTCACCTTCACCAAGAGACGTCACCACTGCCGTGCCTGCgggaag GTCTACTGCGCGGTCTGCTGCAGCCGCAAGTGTAAGCTCAAGTacctggagaaggaggccaGGGTGTGCCTCACCTGTTTCGACACTATTCACAGAG CTCAGGCCATCGAGCGGATGATGAGTCCGACGGGTCCCAGTCCCAACCCCAACATCCCGTCTGAGTACTGCAGCACCATCCCGCCCCTGCAGCAGGCCCGCGCTGCCGGCACGCTCAACTCTCCTCCGCCCACCGTCATGGTGCCAGTGTCCGTCCTCAAACACCCCACCAATGATG cGTGTCCGCGGGAACAAAAGCGGGTCTGGTTTGCGGATGGAATACTTCCCAACGGGGAAGTGGCCGACACGACCAAGCTGAGCAGCCGCCGGAGTTCGCAAGACTTGAGCGTCGGCACCGACCAGAATGCT CCGGAGCTCCCAGGCACCGATGTGTCCCCGTCCACCCCTGCAGCTGAGGTGGTCCGGCCAGCGTCATCCGGACCATGGGACTTCTCCCTGCTGTGTGGAATCAGCGGCGCCGTCAGAAGAACTCCCAGTCTTCTGCCTGATGATGAGGACCAGCTCCCACCTCTGCTCCTGGTCACTAGAgaagatggagctggag ACgtgctggtggaggagagcccgGCTCCCTGTCAGATTCGACACTTGTTGGAGGAGGGCGGACCCCGACCGCTGACCTTCGTTCTCAATGCCAACCTGCTGGTCAATGTGAAGCTGGTCACAT ACGGCAGTGGGACCTGCTGGTGTTTCGGCTCGGTGGGTCTCCAGGCTGTTGGTCAGAAGGAGCTGGTGTTCCTGCTGGAGTGTCTGCCTGATGAGAGGACTCTGCCCAGAGACctcttctctctgtgtctcAGCGTCTACCAGGACGCTCTCCGAG GGAAGTTTGTGAACGAGTTAGACAACGTGACCTTCACCAGCAGCTTCTTGGGGAGCAAAGACCATGCCGGGATGGTCTTCTTCTCTCACACCTGCCAGCCACTGGAGGACCTGACCCTGCCTGAGCAGCCCTTCCTCTTTGGCCTGCTGGTCCAGAAGCTGGAAGTTCCGTGGGCCAAAGTCTTCCCGCTCAGACTGCTGCTGCGGCTCGGAGCGGAGTATAACG TGTATCCCACCACTCTGGTCAGTGTCCGCCACAGAGCCTCTGTGTACCGAGAGACTGGACACACCATCATGAACCTGCTGGCT GACCTCAGGAACTACCAGTATAGCCTGTCATCGGTCGAAGGTCTGCGGATCCATATGGAGGTGGGTCACATCTACATCGATGTGCCCAGGAGCAGCTTCCACGAG GTCCAGAAGGTGGTCAACTCCTCCAACGAGCACGTCATCAGCATTGGCGCCACTTTCAGCTCGCAGGCCGACTCCCACCTGGTCTGCTTCCAGAACCAGGACGGAGCATACCAGACTCACGCCAGCAGTGTTCCCGGCAAGACCCGCACAG GTGCCAGTTTCGTGGTCTTCAACGGAGCCCTGAAGGCCTCGTCAGGGTTCATTGCCAAGTCCAGCATCGTGGAAG ATGGGCTGATGgttcagatccctcctgagacCATGGAGTCCCTGAGGGCGGCGTTGAGGGAGCAGACGGACTTCCACATCCAGTGTGGCCGCAGCGACGGAGGAGAGGTGAAGGAGAACGTGACGGTCCGCTGGGTCAGCTGGTCCAAACCTGTCAACACCGG CAGGAAGAGTGCTGTGGACGGGAAACCGTTGGACGGAGCCGTTAGCGTCCGGGTGCAGCAGGATGTGGAGTTTGAGTCCGACACTCGAGTGATCCGCTGCACTGAG GTCTTTTACCAGTCCAGGTCTCCGGACTGCAGCCTGGCGTCTCTCCTGGCGACCTGCAGCGTCTTCCAGAAGGAGATTGCTGTGGCGGCCTGCGGCGCTCTGACACCTCACCTGGCTGTGCTGACGGCCAGCGGCATCAACTCACTGTCCCTGCGCATCTGCACACAGCCAGACATG GTGGAGTACGTGGCTGGCTCCGGCGGGCGCCTCCTCCCTCAGCGCTACATGAACGAGCTGGATGGTGCTCTAATTCCTGTCATCCACGGCGGGAATGCCAGTGTTCCTCAGACTCAGCTGGACCTGGAGTTCTGCTTCTTCATCACACACTCCCTTTAA